CCCGCTCACCCCCCATCCCCGCCCCCCTCAGCGGATGCTGCCATCCTCCCCGCCGCCCTGCAGCTTCTCCCTCTCGATGgaccacagcagctcctgcacaaaGCGCACCTCGGATGCCACCTGCTCAGCCAGGGCACCGTAGCGCTTCTCCAACCTCCGGTAGCGCCGGCGCAGCCCCCCGGCCGCCTGCATCACAttcctgctctcctcctgcGCCCGCTGCCGGGCGGACTCGGCTCGGAGCAGCTCCTGCCGGATCTGCCGCAGGTCGCGGCCGATGCTCTCGTTCTCCTCTTTGTACCACGATTCCTTTTCCTCGTAGATGGACAGCAGGGCCTCGATGTCCTCCCGGAAGGATCTCTTGTTCTTCTGGATCTCACGGAGGGTCtcctccgccgccgccaccTCCTCCATCACTTTGGAGAAGCGTTCGAAGTTGATGTAGGTGTTGTTGGGCGGCATGCTGGAGTGAGACTTGATGGTGTATTCCTTCAGCCGCGTCGTCTTCAGCCGCCGTCGCTGCTCCGCCTTCTTCCCACTGTCCTCATTGCGGACGTTCCTCCTCTTGATCACCTGTGGGGAGACGCGGGGATGGGGCAGCGCAGTGGGGCCGGATTGGCCCTATGGGGTGGGAGGAGCACCGAAGGCACTGGAAGGGACTCACAGGGACAGGAGCACAGAATGGGGTGGGGTGGATTGAGTTGGGTTGAGTTGAGGTGGGTTGGGTTGAGTTGGTTTGGGTTGAGGTGGGTTGGATTGAGGTGGGTTGGGTTGAACTGAGGTGGACGGAGGTGGATTGGGTTGAGGTgggttggtttgggttgggGTGGATTGAGTTGGATTGGGTTGAGTTGAGGTGGGTTGGGTTGAGTTGGTTTGGATTGAGGtgggttggtttgggtttggttgAAATGAGGTGGACTGAGGTGGATTGGGTTGAGGGGGTTGGGTTGGTTTGGGTTGGTTGGGGTTGAGATGGACTGAGTTGAGTTGAGGTGGGTTGGGTTGAGGTGTGTTGGGTTGAATTAAGGTGGTTTGAGTTGAGGTGGGTTGGTTTGGGTTGAATTGAAGTGGATTGAGGTGGGTCGGGTTGAGGTGGGTTGGTTTGGGTTGAGATGGATTGAGTTGGTTTGGGTTGAGTTGaggtgggttgggttgggttgagCTGAGATGGACAGAGGTGgattgggttgggttggaggaCTGCAAAGATCTCCCCATTCCAACCCTCACCACAGGCGGGTGCCCCTCAGTACATCAAAGTGCCCAggaccccccacccccaacgcctccagggacggggcatcactGTGGGGTGGGACTGCCCCACACCTGACCCCACAGAAACAACACATGCTTCCTCCAGACCCCCCCACGCAGGCTGACCCCACCGCATCGCTGAGCCCCACTGCTGACCGCATATGGGACATCATGAGACTCAAACCACGGATCTGAGCGCTGTTCCAGTGCCACAGCAAATCCACGTGGCTGTGGGGCCACAGCCCACCCCACTCCCACAGCCCCCATCTGCCCCACAAGCCCCAAACCATCACTTGGAAACCCCATACCTTGATCCAGGGGTGCTCCAGGCTCTGAGCTATGGTCATCCGCTTCCTGCAACAGCAGTGGGGTgggacgggggggggggtgaggttggggggggggggaacaggaGGAGAGGGGACAGGATCAGGGGGATGGGATCAGAGGGGCACAAAATCAGGGGGGCCACGCAGGGTCAGCCCTCAATCCACCGCTTCCTCACAACCCCATTCCTCCCTTCCATGCGCTGCAGCCACAGGTGACCCCAGAGAAACCAACCCAACCCCACACCGATGTGGGGCACAGCCAGGCCCACGTCAGCCCCTGCCACCCACATCCCAACCCTCACTTGGGGTCCTTGACCAGCAGCCGGCGGATGAAGTCCTTGGCCAACTCGCTGGTGCTGCTGAAGTATTCCTCATCGAAGTCGTAGTTGACGGCGGAGATGTTGGTGAGGGTCTCCTGCTTTGTTTCCCCCAGGAAGGGGGAGGCCCCGCTCAGCCTGCAGCAATGGGGAGATGCTCAGTGCCACATTCCCACCccctgcagctcccccagccccggCCCCAACTACTCACAGGATGTAAGTGATGACCCCAATGCtcctggaagggaaaagaggagcTCAGAGCCTCAGCATCCCCCCACGTGGCACAGAGGGGACGTGGGGAAAAGTCCTCGCCCCACACCAGGGCTCACTCACCACATGTCAGCCTCCAGCCCCAGCGGCTCATAGTTCACGATTTCTGGTGCTTTAcgaaggaagaagggagaaaacaaactcattttggggggaaaattGCACGGACACGTGGGgctgccccactgccccacaggGAGACAACTCACCCAGGGGCATCTCTGCAGGATGAGGCCAACATTTCTGAGCCCAGAgaacctccccccccctccaaaacTGTGCCTCACCCACAAACTCCGGGGTCCCGAAAATGTTCTTGAACTCATTCCCAGCTTCGATCTTGTGGGCGATCCCAAAGTCGATGAGTTTGATGCGAGGGTTGGGCACATTCTTGTCCAGCAGCATGATGTTCTCCGGCTGTGGAGGAGGGGGGATGATCAGTGCTTCACCCCAATGCTGAACATGCGGCATTCCACAAGCCAGCAGCGTGCCACGATGGCCACAAAGACCGatggttgaccaatggttgaccacAAGTCAGCAGTGTCCTcctgtggccaagaaggccaacggtgTCTTGGATGACCATGGGTTGGCCACAGGTTGACCATGAGTCACAGTGGTGTCACAAAGGCCAGTGGTGTCCCAGTCGACCCatggttgaccaacagttgaccaatggttgaccacAAACCAAGATCTGCGCCCCAGCAGCCACGAAACCCACTGGTGTcccagttcacagaatcacagaatgacagaatagtaggggttggaagggacctccagagatcatcgagtccaacccccctgccaaagcaggttccctacacagTTGAGCAATGGTTGACCAACAGCTGGCCAATGGTTGACCACAAACCAAGATCTGCGCCCCAGCAGCCACGAAGGCCAACGGTTGACCAATAATTGACCAACAATTGGCCACAGGTTGACTGCAAGACAAGAGCGTGCCCCAGCAGCCACGAAACCCACTGGTGTCCCAGTTGAGCAGTGGTTGACCAACAGCTGGCCAATGGTTGACCATGAATCAAGATCTGCGCCCCAGCAACCACGAAGGCCAACGGTTGACCAATAATTGACCAACAATTGGCCACAGGTTGACCACAAGCCAGCAGGGCATCCCAGCAACCATGAAGGCCAGCAGCGTCCCAGGTGACCAACGGTTGGCCAAGAGATGGCCAACGGACAACCACAAGCCTGCAGAGCGTCCCAGTGGCCAAAAAGACCAACAGCAGCCCAGCTGACCAACAGCTGACCGCCCAACGTCCCACCCGACCCCTACAGCTCCCACCCCAGACCCCCACCTTCAAGTCAAAGTGTGCGATGCGCTTGGAGTGCAGGTAATGCACCCCGTCCAGGATCTGCTTGAGGAACTGCGTGGCCTCCTCCTCCGTCAGCGACTCCTTTTCCGCCAGGAAGTCGAAGAGCTCCCCGCCCGACACCAGCTCCAGGATCAGCACCACGTCCGTCTTGTTCTCGAAGATGTCGTGCAGGGTGATGATGTTGGGGTGCTGGATCTCCCTCAGGATGTCCACCTCCCTCTCGATCTCCTCCCTGCTCACCCCCCGGCGGCTCGACGACAGCCGTCGCTTTTTGATGAATTTGGCTGCATATTCCAGGCCTGTTTTCCTCTCCCGGCATTTTCTCACGATGGCAAATTGGCCGCTGTGGGAGGAAAGAACCTGAGAACCTTCAGCACGGCTCAGGCAATGGGAGAAGGCACAGATCAACAGCTGGTGGGGAGCGGGGTTCTCTCGGATGCAGCCAACATCCTCCCcagatggggatggggcagagcagcCCCTACAGCACAGCCCACAGGGCTGCCCCATAAGCTCGGGGTGCATCCCAACCCTGCAGCACGGGATGTGGGAAGGAAATCTCTTCCTCCCACGGAcgcagcagctgctcagctgtcCCCACGCTGCCGGGCCGTGCAGGAagccagccccacagccccgctCGTCCGTGACCCCAACCTCAGTCCATAGGCTCGGGGCCGCTCATCCCAACggatggggctggggctgtCCGTCCCTCCCGCCCCATCTCTCCGCAGGCTCGGGGCCGCTCAACCCCCGCTCCCTTCCCCCAAATCCCCGCAGCGCCGTGGAGGAGGacgccgccccgcagccccgcagctcCGCACCGCCGCCCCTCCCGGCCCCTCCCCGCTGacgtccgtccgtccgtccgtccgttCCTCTCTCCCGGCCCCGCGGAGCCATATAAGGACCGCAGCGCCACGCCGGCCCCAAATCGCAGCGGAGCGGCACGGCGAAACCCCAAAGCGGTGCGGGACGCGCATCGGGACCCGCCCCACAAACGCGGGGCCGGCCGGGGGCACCGGAGGACGGCAATTTAACGCCACGAATGCCGCTTCCCGCCCGCTTTCCTCCCGCCGGCGCTtccccgcggccccgccgcccccccgctCACCTGCCCAGCTCTTCCCCCATCTCGTAGAAGTCCTCCACGCTCTCCTGCCGGAAGGTGGACATGGCCGCGGTCCCGCGGCTTCCCCTCCGCTCGGTTCAGCCCCTGCGGAGCGGGATTCGCGGCTGAGCCCCGCGCcgagccccgcgccgccccccgccccgcatcgccccgcgccgccgccgcacCTGAGCCGCCCCCGCccgcaccgccgccgccgcatTCCACCACTGCTGCCGGCTCCGCCCCTCCGCCTCCGCTATTGGCCGCGGCGCCTCCGACGTCCCGCCCTTCGCGCGCTATCATTGGCTTCTCGTAGTGACGTCATGCTGGAATGCGCGGATGAGGCCGCGCGGGGTGGCCCCGCCCTGTTGCCCGGCCTCGCCCAGGAGCTGCGGGATCCGAGTTCGAATCCCGGCGGCGCCTCCCGGCGGTTCCGCACCGCTGCCCCCACCCCCCGGGCTGGGAATCCCGCAGCTTTGAGCTCTCGGAGCCCGGGGATCCTGCAGGGCCCGGCGCCCCGGCATCACACAGGGACCACGCGTGACCCAGCAAAGCGAGGAGGCGCACGGCCAACCCTTCATCACCATATCAAATTTATTATTTCCAGTGGCACTAATACATTGGTTGATGCTCATGATGACAATCACACTGCACAAGATCTCCCTGCCTTCGAGTTGCTGCCCAACCACAAcacctcctcccccccccccaaccacCACCGGGCACCATCGCCCCCCCCAGGAAAGGGGGAGCAGCCCCTGCacccctcagcctctcttcccCCCcatcagcaaaacaaagcagagacgCTCCTCAGCTCAAGTCAAATAAATATGGAATCAGGCAACTCTAGTTGCATCGAGTGGAAATGCTTCGTTACAATGGCACCGAGCAGGGCCCCAGATGAGTCATGTGCAACACAGAAACCTATAAGGCTGAAtatcaatgcttttttttgtttcctttttgtttttttttgaaagtctCCAATCGCTATGGAACTGATTAAGTACAATGCAAAGAGATGGGCGCTGCAGTTCTACCCTTTGCCCGCTGTTACGCTAGTTAGTTTGTCTGAGTCCCACACCAGCGACGGTGGGTGCGCAGCCTTTACAACTTGTCCAGGAAGTTGTCCAGGGCTGGGATGCCCTCCTTCAGCCCCTTACGTTTGCGGGTCTCAGCCACCACCTGCGAGGGGCGGCTGGTGCTGTCGAAGGGATCCCCAGGCAGGATCTGCCAGTGGTCAAACACGCACTGGGGGAAAGCCTGGCCGCCTGTGTTGGACCTCAGGTCAGCTGTGAAACctggaggggaaaggagaggagtCGGAAGGGGAAtcacagcccagccccacagatgTGGGATTCCACCttcccaccaccaccaacagcccacatcccaccccaccTCCAGCCCTTAAAGCACAGGACacgaatcatagaatcaccaaggttggaaaagacctccaagctcatccagtccaaccgttcccccattcccaacagctcccactaaaccatgtccctcaacacaacatccagccttgccttgaacacccccaggctcggtgactccaccacctccctgtgcatccattccagtgcctgaccaccctttctgaaaagtaatacttcctcatgtccagcctgaatctcccctgccgtagcttgaagccattccctctggtcctatcactgatgacacgagagcagaggccgacccccagctcactgcagcctcccttcaggaagttatagagagcaatgaggtctcccctgagctcctcttctccaggctgaacattcccagctccttcagcctctcctcagcagccctgtgctccagacccctcacagctttgttgccctcctttgaacacgttccagggcctcaatgtctttcatgcagtgaggggcccaaaactggacacagcactcgaggtgcggcctcaccagagctgagcacaggggaAAATGAATGGCGAGCAGGAGGAGCCGCCCCACACTCACCAAAGGACTCGTTGACAGGCAGGTAGGCCTTGACCACGAACATGGGGGTGCCAGCCACCTGGGACTCCTCAAAGACATGGCCACGCTTCCTGTTCAGCACACCGTAGATGCCACCGACCACCTGCTCTGGGCACTGTGGGACAAAGGAGTCAGGGGCTGCAAACTGCCCACCTCCACTCTCCTCAAGTGGGGAGAGAGGATTTGCCTTACCTGGATTTCCACAAGGTAGATGGGCTCCATGAGCCTGGGCTGGGCGGTGAGCACGCAGGCATACAGGCACCTCCTGGCAGTGGGAATGATCTGGCCGCCCCCGCGGTGGATGGCATCAGCGTGCAGGGTCACATCGTGCACATCGAAGCGGACGCCGCGCATGTTCTCCTCACACAGGACGCCCTGGGTGAGCAAAGGcgggctgtggggcagcactggGGCCAGAGGGGAGCCCTGCTCCTCCCACCAGCTCTGGAGCTGCCCGccaggctcccagcagcctcccaAACTCACAGCCACCGAGGCACCGCGCTgttctgccccacagcagcccagccccacacaccACCCCTACCTCCTTGGTGGCCCACTGGAAGCCAGCCACCACGCTGTCCTTGATCTCGTTCAGGTACTGCACTCCCTTGGTGATGTCGGTCAGGATGTTGGGCCCGGTGCCGTCAGGACCGAAGCACCAGATCTTCCTGGCTTCGGTGACGTCCCACTCGTACTTCTCAGCCAGGTAACGAGCTCTTTGCTTCAGCTCCTGGCGAGCAGAGACCTCGCCCTTGTCGATGTCCTCAGCCAAACCATCAGGGAAAGGCCGGGCCTTCATGTACAGCCTGTTGTGTTTGTTGGGGGACTTGGAAAGGCACATCACGTTGGATTCCTCGCTGACCGTCTCACGGTAAGACACGACGGGATCCGATTTCTGCAGCAACAAACAGCAGGGAAGAGCTGTGAGccaccagcctgcagctcccagcagcacaaaggctgccagcacagagctgttatGCTGCCCCTGCTGTTCAAGCTGTGTGTCGGTGCCATCAAAGCACGCTGCTTCTCAGCCCCTCGCTCAGCCTgccaggctgcacacagcagccgTACCTTGATAGGAATGCAAGCGTGGTCCTCCTCCAGATCCTTCAGGCAGATTTCCAAGTGCAGCTCCCCTGCGCCAGCAATGATGTGCTCTCCTGACTCCTCAATGATgcactgggaaaaagaaaaccaaaacccaaacaT
The DNA window shown above is from Lagopus muta isolate bLagMut1 chromosome 26, bLagMut1 primary, whole genome shotgun sequence and carries:
- the DAPK3 gene encoding death-associated protein kinase 3; the encoded protein is MSTFRQESVEDFYEMGEELGSGQFAIVRKCRERKTGLEYAAKFIKKRRLSSSRRGVSREEIEREVDILREIQHPNIITLHDIFENKTDVVLILELVSGGELFDFLAEKESLTEEEATQFLKQILDGVHYLHSKRIAHFDLKPENIMLLDKNVPNPRIKLIDFGIAHKIEAGNEFKNIFGTPEFVAPEIVNYEPLGLEADMWSIGVITYILLSGASPFLGETKQETLTNISAVNYDFDEEYFSSTSELAKDFIRRLLVKDPKKRMTIAQSLEHPWIKVIKRRNVRNEDSGKKAEQRRRLKTTRLKEYTIKSHSSMPPNNTYINFERFSKVMEEVAAAEETLREIQKNKRSFREDIEALLSIYEEKESWYKEENESIGRDLRQIRQELLRAESARQRAQEESRNVMQAAGGLRRRYRRLEKRYGALAEQVASEVRFVQELLWSIEREKLQGGGEDGSIR